The following are encoded together in the Mesoterricola sediminis genome:
- a CDS encoding ExbD/TolR family protein, whose translation MAFNPGSRHGQMAEINMTPLIDVMLVLLIIFMVAAPMLTTGVDVNLPESRTGKNLESEALVVTLVRDGRIEFEKRFVQEGALKAELRRRAAESRKRPVMVRADLNIPYGRVITVVDAIREAGFTQVGFVTQASTAPAGAEPLAP comes from the coding sequence ATGGCTTTCAATCCAGGCTCCAGGCACGGCCAGATGGCGGAAATCAACATGACGCCCCTCATCGACGTGATGCTCGTGCTCCTGATCATCTTCATGGTGGCGGCCCCCATGCTGACCACCGGCGTCGACGTCAACCTGCCCGAGAGCAGGACCGGGAAGAACCTGGAATCCGAGGCCCTCGTCGTCACCCTCGTGCGGGACGGGCGCATCGAGTTCGAGAAGCGCTTCGTCCAGGAAGGGGCCCTCAAGGCCGAACTCCGGCGCAGGGCCGCCGAGAGCAGGAAGCGCCCCGTGATGGTGCGCGCCGACCTCAACATCCCCTACGGCCGCGTCATCACCGTCGTCGACGCCATCCGCGAGGCGGGCTTCACCCAGGTGGGCTTCGTGACCCAGGCCTCCACCGCCCCCGCCGGCGCCGAGCCCCTGGCACCCTGA
- a CDS encoding energy transducer TonB, with product MSQELYAYLRERARLGSLGLGRGLAASLAVHAVAVAALLFTPQSKDAEEETKVTWVSLPAAGVAGEAGGQGPLEEGKEGERQRRVEEVAPKRSEPTGYNATPNAWGTRPSRPVQGTSTNPDSMGKAPVASKGRNPSPNPTPGAAGSGGGGGVGTATGIPGLRATNGVAGGTGLVGDLDGDFPFLWYLQQIQARITGNWNRMTSSQGRVQIYFRIRRDGGIEGARVEIPSNNAALDQSALMAVRRSDPLPRLPDGFEAKTLGVRFWFTYLGN from the coding sequence GTGAGCCAGGAACTCTACGCGTATCTCAGGGAACGGGCCAGGCTCGGCAGCCTCGGCCTCGGCCGGGGCCTGGCCGCGAGCCTGGCGGTGCACGCCGTCGCCGTGGCGGCCCTGCTCTTCACGCCCCAGTCCAAGGATGCGGAGGAGGAGACCAAGGTGACCTGGGTCTCCCTGCCCGCGGCCGGCGTCGCCGGCGAGGCCGGCGGCCAGGGTCCCCTGGAGGAGGGCAAGGAGGGCGAACGCCAGCGCCGGGTCGAGGAAGTGGCCCCCAAACGCAGCGAGCCCACGGGCTACAACGCGACCCCCAACGCCTGGGGCACCCGGCCCAGCCGCCCCGTCCAGGGCACCAGCACCAATCCCGACAGCATGGGCAAGGCCCCCGTGGCCTCCAAGGGCAGGAACCCCAGCCCCAACCCCACCCCCGGCGCCGCCGGCAGCGGCGGGGGCGGCGGCGTGGGCACCGCCACCGGCATCCCCGGGCTCCGGGCCACCAACGGCGTCGCCGGCGGCACCGGCCTCGTGGGGGACCTGGACGGGGACTTCCCCTTCCTGTGGTACCTGCAGCAGATCCAGGCCCGGATCACCGGCAACTGGAACCGCATGACCTCCAGCCAGGGCCGCGTCCAGATCTACTTCCGCATCCGCCGGGACGGCGGCATCGAAGGGGCCCGCGTGGAGATCCCCAGCAACAACGCCGCCCTGGACCAGAGCGCCCTGATGGCCGTTCGCCGCTCCGACCCCCTGCCCCGCCTTCCGGATGGGTTCGAGGCCAAGACCCTGGGGGTGCGCTTCTGGTTCACCTACCTGGGCAACTGA
- a CDS encoding ATP-binding protein has product MTAAPLLPVSLTCNTDLRFIDLIQVVGSELLKHMNFSHEDGERVWLAIQEGIANAMRHGNKLDKRKPVEVTFTPLANRLEIRIKDTGAGVDLDALPNPNLPENLLKPCGRGVFFMKQVMDQVAMESHAQGSTLVLVKLRRSSEQPEA; this is encoded by the coding sequence ATGACTGCCGCTCCGCTGCTTCCGGTATCGCTGACCTGCAACACCGATCTGAGATTCATCGACCTGATCCAGGTGGTCGGGTCGGAGCTGCTCAAGCACATGAACTTCTCCCATGAAGACGGGGAGCGGGTCTGGCTGGCCATCCAGGAGGGCATCGCCAACGCGATGCGCCACGGCAACAAGCTGGACAAGCGGAAGCCCGTGGAGGTCACCTTCACCCCCCTGGCCAACCGCCTGGAGATCCGCATCAAGGACACCGGCGCCGGGGTGGACCTGGACGCCCTCCCCAACCCCAACCTGCCCGAGAACCTCCTCAAGCCCTGCGGCCGGGGGGTCTTCTTCATGAAGCAGGTCATGGACCAGGTCGCCATGGAATCCCACGCCCAAGGCAGCACGCTCGTCCTCGTCAAGCTCCGCCGGTCGTCCGAACAGCCGGAGGCCTGA
- the ispH gene encoding 4-hydroxy-3-methylbut-2-enyl diphosphate reductase, which translates to MKVIVAKTAGFCWGVRRAMDAVLEASNRSGAGPVQTLGPLIHNPQALELIGRRGVSVADRPEDVKEGAVVIRAHGIPIQSLRGLKERQAKGELDIVNATCPEVAKVHSKIKKWSPKGYFTVILGTHGHAESVAHQSFAESGSAIVSSMEEARALTPEQLGKVLIVAQTTFTVKDFHAISDDIRSRSGQCIVENTICEDTWTRQEEAATLARTVDAVVVVGGKASSNTKHLAELALRNGKPVQYVETASELDLGAFQGTETVGVMAGASTPTWLVEEVVDVLEQLGKGPDRLTKALRASFGVPLRLAVGAAFLTVGVHAWTGLPVIWQYPVVTALYVLAMFLLAPFLNPLGLGSKGPARARVLERNRRVMLGTALVSLGMALGLTASLGIGSVAVVAAASVFGVVYKRRLRLGSRQLSLDDIPGSKDILVPSALAVVALALPLWHDGMPWGARVWAGILFVAVMGFARTTLNNLREMQNDQILGKDTLPIVFGRRTTKLLLAGSLAFTAVAMAWAIRVEPTPRPWAQLGILGACLAYPLVHLWFFQERFSAGKHRFEPWVEACFYLAGTLALL; encoded by the coding sequence ATGAAGGTCATCGTGGCGAAGACGGCGGGGTTCTGCTGGGGGGTCCGCCGGGCCATGGACGCCGTGCTGGAGGCCTCCAACCGGTCCGGGGCCGGCCCCGTCCAGACCCTGGGCCCCCTCATCCACAACCCCCAGGCCCTGGAGCTCATCGGCCGGCGCGGCGTGTCCGTGGCCGACCGCCCCGAGGACGTGAAGGAGGGGGCCGTCGTCATCCGGGCCCACGGCATCCCCATCCAGTCCCTGCGGGGCCTGAAGGAGCGCCAGGCCAAGGGCGAGCTGGACATCGTCAACGCCACCTGCCCCGAGGTGGCCAAGGTCCACAGCAAGATCAAGAAGTGGAGCCCCAAGGGGTACTTCACCGTCATCCTGGGCACCCACGGCCACGCCGAGAGCGTCGCCCACCAGAGCTTCGCCGAAAGCGGCAGCGCCATCGTCTCCTCCATGGAGGAGGCCCGGGCCCTGACCCCCGAGCAGCTCGGCAAGGTGCTCATCGTCGCCCAGACCACGTTCACCGTGAAGGACTTCCACGCCATCTCCGACGACATCCGGTCCCGGTCCGGGCAGTGCATCGTGGAGAACACCATCTGCGAGGACACCTGGACCCGCCAGGAGGAGGCGGCCACCCTCGCCCGCACCGTGGACGCGGTGGTCGTCGTGGGCGGCAAGGCCTCGTCCAACACCAAGCACCTGGCCGAATTGGCCCTCCGCAACGGCAAGCCGGTCCAGTACGTGGAGACGGCGTCCGAACTGGACCTCGGCGCCTTCCAGGGCACCGAGACGGTGGGCGTCATGGCCGGCGCCTCCACCCCCACCTGGCTGGTGGAGGAGGTGGTGGACGTCCTGGAGCAGCTCGGCAAGGGGCCCGACCGGCTCACCAAGGCCCTCCGCGCGTCCTTCGGCGTGCCCCTGCGTCTGGCCGTCGGCGCCGCCTTCCTGACCGTGGGCGTCCACGCCTGGACGGGCCTGCCCGTCATCTGGCAGTACCCCGTGGTGACGGCCCTGTACGTGCTGGCCATGTTCCTCCTGGCCCCCTTCCTCAACCCCCTGGGCCTGGGCTCCAAGGGGCCCGCCCGGGCCCGCGTGCTGGAGCGGAACCGCCGGGTCATGCTGGGGACGGCCCTCGTCTCCCTGGGCATGGCCCTGGGCCTCACGGCGAGCCTGGGCATCGGCTCCGTGGCGGTGGTGGCCGCGGCCTCGGTGTTCGGCGTGGTCTACAAGCGCCGCCTGCGCCTCGGCTCCCGGCAGCTGAGCCTGGACGACATCCCCGGCTCCAAGGACATCCTGGTGCCCTCCGCCCTGGCCGTGGTGGCCCTCGCCCTGCCCCTCTGGCACGACGGCATGCCCTGGGGCGCGCGGGTCTGGGCCGGCATCCTCTTCGTGGCCGTCATGGGCTTCGCCCGCACGACCCTCAACAACCTGCGCGAGATGCAGAACGACCAGATCCTGGGCAAGGACACCCTCCCCATCGTCTTCGGGCGGCGCACCACCAAGCTCCTGCTGGCCGGCTCCCTGGCCTTCACCGCCGTGGCCATGGCCTGGGCCATCCGCGTCGAGCCCACGCCCCGCCCCTGGGCCCAGCTGGGCATCCTCGGCGCCTGCCTGGCCTACCCCCTCGTGCACCTCTGGTTCTTCCAGGAGCGCTTCTCCGCCGGCAAGCACCGGTTCGAGCCCTGGGTGGAGGCCTGCTTCTACCTGGCCGGCACCCTGGCCCTCCTCTGA
- a CDS encoding SDR family NAD(P)-dependent oxidoreductase yields MRGWAIVTGCSTGIGRALVPALRAQGWGVVATARRPETLADLPDGPDLRRLALDVTDPASLAAAVEACRDLDLRVLVNNAGYGVPGPIEHLRPADLRAQLETNVVGLQAATVAFLPLLRRSGDARVVQVGSILDRMAIPLAGAYCASKHAVAALAEALRLEAGPAVRVMLVEPGAIQSDFRETLAKGLGDLPERLQGTPYLAPMLAYLARQKARAGAHGLSAAACAARIAEALGRRTPPRRLVIGRDARIALLGRALLPAPLWEWAVRKTFGMG; encoded by the coding sequence ATGCGGGGCTGGGCGATCGTAACGGGCTGTTCGACGGGCATCGGACGGGCCCTGGTGCCGGCGCTGCGCGCCCAGGGCTGGGGCGTGGTCGCCACGGCCCGGCGGCCGGAGACCCTGGCCGACTTGCCCGACGGACCCGACCTCCGCCGCCTGGCCCTGGACGTGACGGATCCCGCCAGCCTCGCCGCCGCCGTGGAGGCCTGCCGGGACCTGGACCTGCGGGTGCTGGTCAACAACGCCGGCTATGGGGTCCCCGGCCCCATCGAGCACCTGAGGCCCGCCGACCTGCGGGCCCAGCTGGAAACCAACGTGGTGGGCCTCCAGGCCGCCACCGTCGCCTTCCTCCCCCTCCTCCGCCGCTCCGGGGACGCCCGGGTGGTCCAGGTGGGCTCCATCCTGGATCGCATGGCCATTCCGCTGGCCGGGGCCTACTGCGCCTCCAAGCACGCGGTCGCCGCCCTGGCGGAGGCCCTGCGCCTGGAGGCGGGTCCGGCGGTGCGGGTGATGCTCGTGGAGCCGGGCGCCATCCAGAGCGACTTCCGGGAGACCCTGGCCAAGGGCCTGGGCGACCTGCCGGAGCGCCTCCAGGGGACCCCCTACCTGGCGCCCATGCTGGCCTACCTCGCCCGCCAGAAGGCCCGGGCGGGGGCGCACGGCCTGTCCGCCGCCGCCTGCGCCGCCCGGATCGCCGAGGCCCTGGGCCGCCGGACCCCGCCCCGTCGCTTGGTCATTGGCCGGGATGCCCGCATCGCCCTCCTGGGCCGGGCCCTCCTGCCCGCCCCCCTCTGGGAATGGGCCGTCCGGAAGACCTTCGGCATGGGATGA
- the polA gene encoding DNA polymerase I: MTERRLYLIDAFALIFRAYYGNMRLKNGAAYTMARMLLALVAQHKPTHIAAVFDRPEPTFRHEIYPEYKANRAEMPEDLRPQVPLIKDLIQALNIPVVELAGYEADDVMGTLARMASREGLPTVIVSPDKDLLQLVDDPGGVQVLNNRDGEVWIDRAGVKARFGVWPEQVVDVLALMGDASDNVKGVDGIGEKGARDLVDQYGSLDAILAHRGELKRKAHREGLEAALDRLPLVRRLVTVVTDLTLPVTPADLAYPGVDMAQARNAFKALGFEQLTKEFTAVGSATAPAPERRYRAAATLADLEAAVAACRQAGRFGLDTETTSLDPVRGHLVGLSLAWQEGDGLYVPLAHLKPGSEAAEGALPGLLPESGLPEALLDLRGDPEAFFDDLAPHLDPRNLPFREVRRILAPLLADPAVAKAGQNLKYDLQVLRRHGLPVAGVGDDSMVLSFLLDARSRHNLDDLSSRHLDLRPIPFEAVVGKGKAQKRFDEADFDQAVQYAAEDADLALRLCRKLGPLVDAAGLERLYREVDLPLVAVLADLELDGVRLDPAVLERLAVDLRAQREASLARAVELAGEPFNLNSPAQLGRILYEKLGLPVLKRTDKTKAPATDEDVLTELAQREDGEIAQVLLRHRQVQKLLSTYVEALPTMVNPVTGRLHTRLHQAAVATGRLASSDPNLQNIPVRTEEGRAIRAAFVPRPGWVFLDADYSQIELRVVAALAGDPVLLGAFERGEDIHRRTASEVMGVPMEAVEPSQRSAAKAVNFGLLYGQGAFALSGSLGITFKEAKAFIDRYFERMPKVAEWIEATKARALEDGLVRTRWGRVRPIPDLHSSNPGLKAQALREAVNTVVQGTAADIMRRAMVRFAQALAKEGLAARLLLQVHDELLVEAPPEEADRVEALLREAMEGADDLGTLGVSLAAEVRRGANWMECK, translated from the coding sequence ATGACCGAGCGACGCCTCTACCTCATCGACGCCTTCGCCCTCATCTTCAGGGCCTACTACGGCAACATGCGCCTCAAGAACGGCGCGGCCTACACCATGGCCCGCATGCTCCTGGCCCTGGTCGCCCAGCACAAGCCCACCCACATCGCGGCGGTCTTCGACCGGCCCGAGCCCACCTTCCGCCACGAGATCTACCCGGAATACAAGGCCAACCGCGCCGAGATGCCCGAGGATCTCCGGCCCCAGGTGCCCCTGATCAAGGACCTCATCCAGGCCCTGAACATCCCGGTGGTCGAGCTGGCCGGGTACGAGGCCGACGACGTCATGGGCACCCTCGCCCGCATGGCGAGCCGGGAGGGCCTGCCCACCGTGATCGTGAGTCCCGACAAGGACCTGCTCCAGCTGGTGGACGACCCCGGCGGCGTCCAGGTGCTCAACAACCGCGACGGCGAGGTCTGGATCGACCGGGCCGGGGTCAAGGCGCGCTTCGGCGTCTGGCCCGAGCAGGTGGTGGACGTCCTCGCCCTCATGGGGGACGCCAGCGACAACGTGAAGGGCGTGGACGGCATCGGCGAGAAGGGCGCCCGGGACCTGGTGGACCAGTACGGCAGCCTGGACGCCATCCTGGCCCACCGCGGGGAGCTCAAGCGCAAGGCCCACCGGGAGGGCCTGGAGGCCGCCCTGGATCGCCTCCCCCTGGTGCGCCGCCTGGTCACCGTCGTCACCGATCTGACCCTGCCCGTCACCCCCGCCGACCTCGCCTACCCCGGCGTGGACATGGCCCAGGCCCGGAACGCCTTCAAGGCCCTGGGCTTCGAGCAGCTCACCAAGGAGTTCACCGCCGTCGGCAGCGCCACGGCCCCGGCCCCGGAGCGCCGGTACAGGGCCGCCGCCACCCTGGCGGACCTGGAGGCCGCGGTGGCCGCCTGCCGCCAGGCGGGCCGGTTCGGCCTGGACACCGAGACCACCTCCCTCGACCCGGTGCGCGGCCACCTGGTGGGGCTGAGCCTCGCCTGGCAGGAGGGGGACGGCCTGTACGTGCCCCTGGCCCACCTCAAGCCCGGCTCCGAGGCCGCCGAAGGGGCCCTGCCGGGCCTCCTCCCCGAATCCGGCCTGCCCGAGGCCCTCCTGGACCTGCGGGGCGATCCCGAAGCCTTCTTCGACGACCTGGCCCCCCACCTGGACCCCCGGAACCTGCCCTTCCGGGAGGTGCGGCGGATCCTGGCCCCCCTGCTCGCCGATCCCGCGGTCGCCAAGGCCGGCCAGAACCTCAAGTACGACCTGCAGGTCCTCCGCCGCCACGGCCTGCCCGTGGCCGGCGTCGGCGACGACAGCATGGTGCTCAGCTTCCTCCTGGACGCCCGCAGCCGGCACAACCTGGACGACCTCTCCAGCCGGCACCTGGACCTCCGGCCCATCCCCTTCGAGGCCGTGGTGGGCAAGGGCAAGGCCCAGAAGCGCTTCGACGAGGCCGACTTCGACCAGGCCGTGCAGTACGCCGCCGAGGACGCGGACCTGGCCCTGCGCCTCTGCCGCAAGCTGGGGCCGCTGGTGGACGCCGCCGGCCTGGAGCGCCTCTACCGGGAGGTGGACCTGCCCCTCGTGGCGGTGCTCGCCGATCTGGAGCTGGACGGGGTCCGCCTGGACCCGGCCGTCCTCGAGCGCCTCGCCGTCGACCTCCGCGCCCAGCGCGAGGCGTCCCTCGCCCGGGCCGTGGAGCTGGCCGGGGAACCCTTCAACCTCAACAGCCCGGCCCAGCTGGGGCGCATCCTCTACGAGAAGCTCGGCCTGCCCGTGCTCAAGCGCACCGACAAGACCAAGGCCCCGGCCACGGACGAGGACGTGCTGACCGAGCTCGCCCAGCGCGAAGACGGGGAGATCGCCCAGGTCCTCCTGCGCCACCGCCAGGTCCAGAAGCTCCTCAGCACGTACGTGGAGGCCCTGCCGACCATGGTCAACCCGGTCACCGGCCGGCTCCACACGCGGCTCCACCAGGCCGCGGTGGCCACGGGCCGCCTGGCCTCCTCCGACCCCAACCTCCAGAACATCCCCGTGCGGACCGAGGAGGGGCGCGCCATCCGCGCCGCCTTCGTGCCGCGGCCGGGCTGGGTCTTCCTGGACGCCGACTACAGCCAGATCGAACTGCGCGTGGTGGCGGCCCTCGCCGGCGATCCGGTGCTCCTGGGGGCCTTCGAGCGGGGCGAGGACATCCACCGCCGCACCGCCTCCGAGGTCATGGGCGTGCCCATGGAGGCCGTCGAGCCCTCCCAGCGCTCCGCCGCCAAGGCCGTGAACTTCGGCCTCCTCTACGGCCAGGGCGCCTTCGCCCTCTCCGGCAGCCTCGGCATCACCTTCAAGGAGGCCAAGGCCTTCATCGACAGGTACTTCGAGCGCATGCCCAAGGTGGCCGAATGGATCGAGGCCACCAAGGCCCGGGCCCTGGAGGACGGCCTGGTCAGGACGCGGTGGGGCCGGGTCCGGCCCATCCCGGACCTCCATTCCTCCAACCCCGGGCTCAAGGCCCAGGCCCTGCGGGAGGCGGTGAACACCGTCGTCCAGGGCACGGCCGCGGACATCATGCGGCGCGCCATGGTCCGGTTCGCCCAGGCCCTCGCGAAGGAAGGCCTGGCCGCGCGGCTTCTCCTCCAGGTGCACGACGAGCTCCTCGTCGAGGCCCCGCCGGAGGAGGCGGACCGCGTGGAGGCCCTGCTCAGGGA